The following nucleotide sequence is from Mycobacterium sp. Z3061.
GGGAGGTTCTCGCCGGTGATGGCGGACTGGTTGACCACCGCCTCGCCCTCGACCACCTCGCCGTCGACCGGGATGGCGACATGGTCGTGCACCACCACCTCGTCGCCGATCTCCAGGGTGTCGATCGCCACCTGGACCTCGGCGCCGTCCGGCAGCCGGATCCAGGCGGTGTCCTGGTTGCCGCGCAGCAACTCCGAGATGGCCCGCCGGGTCCGGCGCAGCGTCAGGTCCTGCAGGTATTCGCCGATGTTGAGCAGCCACAGGACGGTCAGCGCGACGACGTTCTCGCGCAGGATGAGGCTGGCGACCGTCGCCGCCGAGACCAGTGCGTCGGTGCCGAGCTTGCCCGAGCCCACCGAGCGCAGCGCGCCGCGTAGGAAGGGGTAGCCGGTGAAGACGGTGACGCCGGTGGCGACCATCCGTCCGCTCGGCCCGAGCAGCGGCGGCCGCGCGAAGACGTAGCGGCGCACGCCGAGCAGGGCCAGCGCCGCGCCGCCGACGACCATGCGCAGCACGTCGCTGTTGCGGATCTCCTCGGAATGGGGTGAGCGGGCAGGGATCAGTTCCGCGGCAACATGTGCCGCGCCGTTGATCGCTTCCAGCACGACGGCACGGTCACAACGCCTGGGGGAGTACCAGACGACGACCGAACCGGTGCGCGGGTAGGCGTGTACGACGCGCACGCCTTCGCATTTGGCGACGGCTTCCTCCACGGCCACGGCGCGCCGCGAGTTGGCGCGAACCCAGTCCACCCGTACCCGCATGCGTCCGGCCGCATCGGAGATCACCTGCAGCGCAGGGTCTTTAGCAGCCGGCGCAAGCTCTGGAACCAGCGCGAGGGCCACCGGATCAGTGGTCGTGGTCGTGGGCGTCGCCGACGGCCGGCGTCGGTGCTTCCTCGCCGATGCGTTCGCGCGCCTCGGCCATCACGTCGGCGATCTTGAGCCGGGCCGACTCGGCGGCCTCCTCGGCTTTGCGGGTGCTGCGCAGGCCGAGTTCGGCGCCCTTGACGGCGGTTTCGTGCAGCGGCGCCTTCTTGGCGGCTTTCTTCAGCACCTCGTACGCGGTCACCCCGGCCAGGCCTGTGATCACCGTCGAAGCCGCCTTCGCCAAAAGCACCTGCACCGCCATCTTTCTGAACCCTTCCCGTCAGTGGTCTTCGAACCGACGTTACTATCCAAATATTGCGATATCAACATGTGTGTGGCGGAATGGCAGGCCTTCAGATGCGCCGAGCCGGTAAATCTGGCGGCCCGTACTCGCACTTTTGCTGCAGATTTACAGCGTCGGTAAGCCCCCGCCCACTGCTGAGGCGGCACAGGTCACAGAACCTTGGTGACCTTCTCCATCTCGACCCTCCGCTGCAGCGCCGCCGCATCCGGATTGGCCACCTGCACCAGCGATCCGCCGACGGCCAACACCGCCAGCAGCCCGTCCACCAGCTTCTCCGGCCGCTCCCACGTTGCCGTGGACAGCACCCGGTCGCCCGGCGTCAGGCCCTGCATCGCCGCCGATTGCACACACGCCGCCACCAGTTGAGCCACTGACTGTCCGGCCAGCGCCGGTCCCGGCGCGGGTTCGGGAACGATCTGGTCGCCGTGCACCCGCACCGCGGTGGCGTAGTCGGTGACGCCAATCGGCAGGTCGGGGACCGGCCGGCCGAACGAATCCAGCGACAGCACCGCGACCTCACCGCCGGCCACAAGGCCATCCGCCTCGTCGAGC
It contains:
- a CDS encoding DUF1490 family protein gives rise to the protein MAVQVLLAKAASTVITGLAGVTAYEVLKKAAKKAPLHETAVKGAELGLRSTRKAEEAAESARLKIADVMAEARERIGEEAPTPAVGDAHDHDH
- a CDS encoding TIGR03089 family protein translates to MHQLNPTLSGSILDPLLRADPVGPRITYYDDSTGERIELSAVTLANWAAKTANLLRDELGAGPGSRVAVLLPAHWQTAAVLFGVWWIGAEAVLDGPADIALCTLERLDEADGLVAGGEVAVLSLDSFGRPVPDLPIGVTDYATAVRVHGDQIVPEPAPGPALAGQSVAQLVAACVQSAAMQGLTPGDRVLSTATWERPEKLVDGLLAVLAVGGSLVQVANPDAAALQRRVEMEKVTKVL